The following proteins are encoded in a genomic region of Fervidobacterium pennivorans DSM 9078:
- the ruvA gene encoding Holliday junction branch migration protein RuvA gives MIELVRGKFLGRSEGKVLVDIGNLVVGIICDAESFSETKEGQEIIVFTKLIVTQEDISIYGFDSKEKRDVFEKLIKVSKLGPKSAIKILSSASIEFLSTAIANGDVERLSSIPGIGRKTAERIVAELKDEFEPMQVDDVSLEAIEALVSLGYAKTQAQNAVKQARKESPDANLSKLIKEALKILSKM, from the coding sequence ATGATAGAACTAGTTCGCGGAAAATTCTTGGGACGTAGTGAAGGGAAAGTTCTTGTCGATATCGGTAATTTAGTAGTTGGTATTATATGCGATGCGGAAAGTTTTTCGGAAACAAAAGAAGGACAAGAAATTATTGTGTTTACAAAACTGATAGTAACGCAAGAAGATATAAGTATATACGGCTTCGATTCCAAAGAAAAGAGAGATGTTTTTGAAAAGCTCATAAAAGTATCAAAGTTAGGACCGAAGAGTGCAATAAAGATTCTATCTTCAGCAAGCATAGAATTTTTATCAACGGCAATCGCAAATGGTGATGTTGAAAGACTCTCGTCGATTCCTGGCATTGGAAGAAAAACAGCAGAAAGAATAGTTGCTGAACTTAAAGACGAATTTGAGCCAATGCAGGTTGATGACGTATCGCTTGAAGCAATCGAAGCACTTGTATCACTTGGATATGCGAAAACACAAGCTCAAAACGCTGTGAAACAAGCGAGGAAAGAATCTCCTGATGCAAATCTATCGAAATTGATAAAAGAAGCACTTAAGATTTTGTCAAAGATGTGA
- a CDS encoding PHP-associated domain-containing protein — protein sequence MVPSVVCDSEVEIISITDHNSARNVAAFISLCSNKIIVPGIEIHSLEDVHVLGYFPDIKDALAVSEVVEQMLPKFEYDPEKYGYEVVLNEQEEFTESLDYYLGFPVSMTIEDILQLITEHNGLPVFAHVDRRFGVIQQLGMVPHNVKHVEVKKKELAFELRSKGFIILTSSDAHTPDEIGSRKVYFEEQPKSAEHVIKLIQEGRFKTIWDL from the coding sequence ATGGTTCCTTCGGTGGTCTGTGATTCAGAAGTAGAAATCATATCAATCACTGACCATAACTCCGCACGTAACGTTGCGGCTTTTATTTCTTTATGTAGTAACAAAATTATCGTTCCTGGCATTGAAATCCATTCACTTGAAGACGTTCACGTGCTTGGTTACTTTCCGGATATTAAAGATGCGTTAGCTGTTTCAGAAGTCGTTGAACAAATGCTGCCAAAATTCGAGTATGATCCCGAAAAGTATGGTTACGAAGTAGTTTTGAATGAGCAGGAAGAATTCACAGAATCCCTGGATTATTACCTCGGTTTTCCTGTAAGTATGACTATCGAAGATATTTTACAACTAATTACAGAGCACAACGGTCTTCCAGTCTTTGCACACGTCGATAGAAGATTTGGCGTCATTCAACAACTCGGGATGGTGCCCCATAATGTCAAACACGTTGAAGTTAAGAAAAAGGAGCTTGCTTTTGAATTGCGAAGCAAGGGATTTATAATTTTAACTTCTTCTGATGCTCATACCCCCGACGAAATCGGCTCAAGGAAAGTATATTTTGAAGAGCAACCAAAGAGTGCAGAGCATGTCATAAAACTAATTCAAGAAGGGAGGTTTAAAACCATTTGGGACTTATAA
- a CDS encoding ATP-binding protein, with amino-acid sequence MGLITLADHVHDIAENSINAKAKNVRLVIKETDEIFYFLIEDDAGGIRPDILEKIFDPFVTTRKKEIRRVGLGLPFLKQSAEATGGYVKVYSEYGKGTRTEALFYKSHIDCQPVGNLVDTFLVLLLNQNIKWFITRCYNDNCYEISSETIREYLGVLDTPEKIKALSEMLEELESSIKE; translated from the coding sequence TTGGGACTTATAACTCTCGCAGACCACGTGCATGATATAGCAGAAAATTCAATAAATGCGAAAGCAAAGAATGTGAGGTTGGTAATCAAAGAAACAGATGAAATTTTTTATTTCTTAATAGAAGATGACGCGGGCGGAATTAGACCTGATATCCTTGAGAAAATCTTTGATCCATTTGTAACAACCAGAAAAAAAGAGATTAGAAGGGTGGGACTCGGGTTACCTTTTTTAAAGCAATCCGCCGAAGCAACTGGTGGTTATGTAAAAGTATATTCCGAATACGGTAAGGGTACAAGAACAGAAGCTTTGTTCTACAAATCCCACATTGATTGTCAACCGGTGGGAAACCTTGTCGATACATTTCTTGTTCTTTTGCTAAATCAAAATATAAAGTGGTTTATCACACGGTGCTATAATGACAATTGCTACGAAATTTCTTCTGAAACAATCCGAGAATACCTAGGAGTTTTGGACACGCCAGAAAAAATAAAAGCACTGTCAGAAATGCTGGAGGAACTTGAAAGCTCAATTAAGGAGTAA
- a CDS encoding BamA/OMP85 family outer membrane protein: protein MRKTAVLPILTVLFVFISITLHGFVLKDVKFEGLKTIQKNELTYAYSAYIGKDINMYAIEDIVSQLEELGYFEDIQYVLEDVPGKENEKILLIKVVENEPVSQVSLEITGPGIIAKETLQGSITLQEGKAFSFEKFWESINNIAKIYTDNGYIVATPKSQDKTFAFVYISGRIDGSNVLFKVTEYVLYDVKFEIQSNDEQFKSEFQNIEKQLSLPKYKDYEVKAPLLRIFDSPKNYVPTLQKFQEFFQNLSKYVYFKVIDISTFEEEIDIPAKSLVITLTDNTIVNQPAQLKGIRTKGNTIFSERELVGEVKEGTYTNFEILKTIQKVKDKYDKSGYIVNLNLETDKEGYLYIVVSETKVRNVKITGNERTKTYVFDDLIAVKPGDYLNRNQLQVTYIELKKSNFFKDVNLNFEPVDNDSVDIVVNVLEKDKKFDFQGGITWGPVKDKPWYEGFAGILSLSSTNPFGYGENFSISLQKALSTTNLSLNFGIRKPFEMPLSVSSSISFNQETQEGTTTTKWSTSAGISTLKMPIGQFSLTANYSETTTSSTTTLTTKTLALTGSYVYETLDNLYVPMKGYSFTFSGTKYFPLSEQGSDAVSYFTEATYHLPLSETVSLASRIYNAQVFQTAGAPVNFSLAGPYQVRGVKSEEKGTVLVLNNNEIRFKEPDQIFYFSIFYDLGFIGQAYTFDNLKSSAGVELGLVLPMFGLVRFGVGLQILPTFSPNFNTYFIFGQTF from the coding sequence ATGAGGAAAACAGCAGTTTTACCCATTTTAACGGTACTTTTTGTCTTCATCAGTATAACTTTACATGGTTTTGTGTTGAAAGACGTGAAGTTCGAGGGATTAAAAACTATTCAAAAAAACGAGTTAACTTATGCTTACAGTGCTTACATAGGAAAAGACATAAACATGTATGCAATAGAAGACATTGTCTCCCAACTTGAAGAACTTGGATACTTCGAAGACATTCAATACGTTCTGGAAGATGTTCCAGGGAAAGAAAATGAAAAAATTTTGCTCATAAAGGTTGTAGAAAACGAACCTGTCTCACAAGTTTCCTTAGAAATCACAGGACCCGGAATTATTGCCAAGGAAACACTCCAAGGCTCGATAACCTTACAAGAAGGTAAGGCCTTTAGTTTTGAAAAGTTCTGGGAAAGTATAAACAACATTGCGAAAATTTACACTGATAATGGTTACATTGTAGCAACTCCGAAATCTCAAGATAAGACTTTTGCTTTTGTCTACATATCGGGTCGTATTGATGGCAGTAATGTACTGTTCAAAGTAACAGAATATGTACTTTACGATGTAAAATTTGAAATTCAAAGCAACGATGAACAGTTCAAATCAGAGTTCCAAAATATCGAAAAGCAATTAAGTTTGCCAAAATACAAAGATTACGAAGTCAAAGCTCCACTCTTAAGGATTTTCGACAGCCCAAAGAATTACGTTCCAACCTTACAAAAGTTCCAGGAATTTTTCCAAAACCTTTCTAAATACGTATACTTCAAAGTGATTGATATTTCTACCTTTGAAGAGGAAATAGACATTCCCGCAAAAAGTCTTGTAATTACACTAACAGACAACACTATCGTAAATCAGCCTGCCCAATTAAAGGGAATCAGAACTAAGGGTAATACAATCTTTAGCGAAAGGGAACTCGTTGGTGAGGTAAAAGAAGGAACATACACAAATTTTGAGATTTTGAAAACGATACAAAAAGTAAAAGACAAATACGATAAATCCGGATACATCGTAAATCTGAATCTGGAAACTGACAAAGAAGGTTACCTGTACATAGTAGTAAGTGAAACCAAAGTTCGAAACGTTAAAATAACAGGGAATGAACGAACAAAAACCTATGTTTTCGACGATTTGATAGCCGTTAAACCCGGCGATTATTTAAACCGTAATCAGCTGCAAGTCACGTATATTGAACTCAAAAAGAGCAACTTCTTCAAAGACGTGAATTTAAACTTTGAACCAGTGGATAATGACAGTGTCGACATTGTTGTAAACGTCTTGGAAAAAGACAAGAAATTCGACTTCCAAGGTGGAATAACATGGGGGCCAGTGAAAGACAAACCTTGGTATGAGGGATTTGCAGGTATACTCTCACTATCTTCTACAAATCCTTTCGGTTACGGTGAGAACTTCTCCATATCGTTGCAAAAAGCACTTTCTACCACGAACCTGTCGCTCAATTTTGGTATAAGAAAGCCCTTTGAAATGCCATTAAGTGTATCGTCCTCAATTTCATTTAACCAGGAAACCCAAGAGGGAACAACAACAACAAAATGGAGCACTTCAGCCGGAATAAGCACTCTAAAAATGCCTATTGGTCAATTTTCTTTGACAGCGAATTACTCTGAAACCACGACCTCGTCTACAACAACGCTCACTACCAAAACCCTGGCTTTAACAGGAAGCTACGTTTATGAAACTTTAGATAACCTTTACGTCCCGATGAAAGGTTATTCATTCACCTTCAGTGGAACAAAATATTTCCCACTCTCAGAACAAGGTTCTGACGCTGTAAGTTACTTTACAGAGGCAACATACCACTTGCCATTATCCGAGACTGTTTCATTAGCAAGCCGCATTTATAACGCCCAAGTCTTTCAAACAGCGGGGGCTCCTGTGAACTTCAGCCTTGCTGGTCCATATCAGGTGAGAGGTGTAAAGAGCGAAGAAAAAGGAACCGTGCTTGTTTTAAACAACAACGAAATCAGATTTAAAGAACCAGACCAAATATTCTACTTTTCCATTTTCTACGACCTTGGATTCATAGGTCAAGCTTACACATTTGACAACCTCAAATCTTCAGCAGGTGTTGAACTGGGCTTAGTGTTACCTATGTTTGGTTTGGTGCGTTTTGGCGTAGGTTTGCAGATTTTACCAACATTTTCTCCGAACTTCAACACATATTTCATTTTTGGTCAGACATTCTAA
- a CDS encoding N-glycosylase/DNA lyase has protein sequence MDELLKNLESIREQAKPLVESRWEEFEKLRQEGSEEDLFSELCFCILTANWSAQGGIKAQKIIGRGFVYMSKEELVSKLREVGHRYPEARAEYIISNRWIIGKLKELIKQEDPREYIVKNVKGLGWKESSHFLRNIAFTNYAILDKHVLRIMNKYGLIEEIPKGWTKKRYLDYEERLRKVADMFGEHLGKFDLYLWYMIKKTVDK, from the coding sequence ATTGACGAGTTACTTAAAAATCTCGAGTCGATTAGAGAACAAGCAAAACCTCTTGTTGAATCAAGATGGGAAGAATTTGAAAAACTAAGGCAGGAAGGTTCTGAAGAAGATTTATTTTCGGAGTTGTGTTTTTGCATTCTAACGGCGAACTGGAGTGCGCAGGGTGGTATTAAAGCACAGAAAATCATCGGACGTGGTTTTGTATATATGTCAAAAGAAGAGTTAGTTAGCAAACTACGGGAAGTTGGGCACAGGTATCCTGAAGCTAGAGCTGAATACATAATATCAAACAGGTGGATTATCGGCAAATTAAAAGAGTTAATTAAGCAGGAGGATCCTCGTGAGTACATCGTAAAGAATGTCAAAGGACTCGGTTGGAAAGAAAGCTCCCATTTCTTACGCAACATTGCGTTCACAAACTATGCTATCTTGGATAAGCATGTTCTAAGAATTATGAACAAATACGGTCTTATCGAAGAGATACCAAAAGGATGGACGAAAAAACGCTATTTAGACTACGAAGAAAGGCTTAGAAAAGTTGCAGATATGTTTGGAGAGCACTTAGGGAAGTTTGACCTCTACCTGTGGTATATGATAAAAAAGACTGTGGACAAATAA
- the ftcD gene encoding glutamate formimidoyltransferase, translating into MKLIESVPNFSEGRREEIVRQIIEEASKYPKVKVLDWSMDKDHNRSVVTLVGEPEQVLNALFDMTKKAAELIDLRYHKGEHPRMGATDVIPLVPLIGTTMQECVEWSKQLGKRIGEELGIPVYLYERSATRPERENLSEIRKGEFEGFFEKIKDPNWKPDFGPDRVHETAGVTAVGAREFLIAFNVNLGTNNIEIADKIAKAVRHISGGYRYVKAMGVELKEKGIVQVSMNLTNYKKSPIFRVFETIKREAARYGVPVVGSEIIGMVPLQAVVDTFAWYLQIDDFGTNRVIEERLLNELTKEIE; encoded by the coding sequence ATGAAACTAATCGAAAGCGTTCCAAATTTCAGTGAAGGTAGAAGGGAAGAGATTGTCAGGCAAATTATCGAAGAAGCCAGTAAGTATCCAAAAGTTAAGGTACTTGACTGGTCAATGGATAAGGACCACAACAGGTCTGTCGTCACGCTTGTTGGTGAACCAGAGCAGGTTCTCAACGCACTTTTCGACATGACAAAGAAGGCAGCCGAGCTAATAGATTTGCGCTACCATAAAGGTGAACATCCAAGGATGGGTGCTACGGATGTTATTCCTCTTGTTCCACTCATAGGAACAACCATGCAAGAATGTGTAGAGTGGTCAAAACAATTGGGCAAAAGAATAGGCGAAGAACTTGGGATTCCCGTTTACCTATACGAACGCAGCGCAACGCGTCCAGAGAGGGAGAACCTCTCAGAAATTAGAAAGGGAGAATTCGAGGGATTTTTTGAAAAAATCAAAGACCCAAATTGGAAACCAGACTTTGGTCCAGATAGAGTCCACGAAACAGCGGGTGTCACAGCTGTTGGCGCAAGAGAATTTCTCATTGCGTTCAACGTGAACTTAGGGACGAATAATATTGAAATTGCAGACAAGATAGCAAAAGCTGTAAGACACATTAGTGGTGGATACAGATACGTCAAAGCAATGGGTGTAGAATTAAAAGAAAAGGGCATAGTTCAAGTATCAATGAACCTCACAAACTATAAAAAATCTCCTATCTTCAGGGTTTTTGAAACAATCAAACGGGAAGCCGCGAGGTACGGTGTTCCTGTTGTTGGAAGTGAAATAATAGGTATGGTACCACTCCAAGCTGTTGTCGATACATTTGCATGGTATTTGCAGATCGACGACTTCGGGACTAACAGAGTTATAGAGGAAAGGTTACTTAACGAATTGACAAAAGAAATAGAGTGA
- a CDS encoding aldo/keto reductase, which produces MEYRKVGKWGLKISEVSLGTWLTFGNQLDLKSTREVVRYAVSNGINFIDTAEAYANGIAESMLGMILKEYRREDLVISTKIFWGGDGPNDKGLSRKHLLEGTWNSLKRLQLDYVDILYCHRPDPEVPMEEVVWTMDQIVRSGLAFYWGTSEWSAEEIERAHQVAKELNCIPPVVEQPQYNLIFKDRVEKEYAPLYEKYGMGLTTWSPLASGVLTGKYLEGIPQGSRLDRWPWLKQVMEERGIFGEETTNKIKRLKQIADDLGVTMSQLSIAWCLKNPHVSSVILGVSSLEQLKENIKAVEVKDKITDEIYKELSSLF; this is translated from the coding sequence ATGGAATACAGGAAAGTAGGTAAGTGGGGATTAAAAATTAGTGAAGTTTCTCTTGGAACGTGGCTGACATTTGGAAACCAGCTGGATTTAAAATCCACTCGCGAAGTTGTGAGATATGCTGTGTCTAACGGTATTAACTTCATTGACACAGCCGAGGCATATGCAAATGGAATTGCAGAGTCTATGCTTGGTATGATTTTGAAAGAATACAGAAGAGAAGACCTTGTCATATCTACAAAAATCTTCTGGGGTGGCGATGGTCCAAACGACAAAGGACTTTCGAGAAAGCATCTTTTAGAAGGTACTTGGAACTCTCTTAAGAGATTACAACTGGACTATGTAGACATTCTCTACTGTCACAGACCAGACCCGGAAGTTCCTATGGAAGAAGTAGTCTGGACAATGGATCAAATTGTCAGGAGTGGACTCGCATTTTACTGGGGAACGAGCGAATGGAGTGCCGAAGAAATAGAAAGGGCACACCAAGTTGCAAAAGAGTTGAACTGCATACCACCTGTTGTTGAACAACCTCAGTACAACCTCATATTTAAAGACAGGGTTGAAAAAGAATACGCGCCACTTTACGAAAAATACGGTATGGGTCTAACCACATGGAGTCCTCTTGCATCAGGGGTCCTTACTGGGAAGTACTTGGAAGGAATACCTCAAGGCTCAAGACTCGATAGATGGCCCTGGCTTAAACAAGTGATGGAAGAAAGAGGAATATTTGGAGAAGAGACAACAAACAAAATCAAAAGGTTAAAACAAATCGCTGACGACCTGGGTGTTACTATGTCACAACTATCTATCGCTTGGTGTCTTAAAAATCCACATGTTAGTAGCGTCATACTTGGTGTAAGCTCCCTCGAACAACTCAAGGAAAACATAAAAGCTGTTGAAGTGAAAGACAAAATAACTGATGAAATCTATAAAGAATTAAGTTCCCTGTTTTGA
- a CDS encoding alpha-mannosidase, with amino-acid sequence MYRNKQIDCARFSKILDEVMPYCVTRIEKLTWIHKGKMIRLPYRWEAGNEPAIFESVFQQSLLESFHTCYLRAWFGGESLIKLDGLTLGEINEYHREINLTQFCDGRKHNLTVETMPRGLFGTKSEPLFSEGHLICYDVDMLKAVRFFKNAIDVVQETNDEGLSTLILGLLDEHIQLIEIPRGTKSYLEGLSENKSAKNLVLSVWEPPEISSQVALWRKEVRETLLIAYEKFRSELSKVSVRFPKLGKVYLAGHAHIDYAWLWPVEETKRKIVRTFANAVQLAKKYPEFIYIQSSAQMYADLKEISPELYNEIKELVKTGKWEPVGGMWVESDCNVPSLESLIRQFYYGQSFFKKEFGKISKVAWLPDVFGFSWVLPQVLKQSGIEYFVTTKLTWNESNEFPYDICKWRGIDGTEVVYYSYKNLEEGYNGRISAKSIINTWQNFRQKELTDKVFLTFGYGDGGGGPTEEMCENYYALKYVPGIPDTVYSTPENFFEKLKEDFSFDKLPVWDGELYLELHRGTLTSQSRTKRLHKIAEDYLRVTEILNALYDGELQPEIDELWKILLRNEFHDILPGSSIHEVYETTNAELSYIIQHCKELQQKLFLENIVSESGYITLFNTSSFSRSVEFELEKELELSFNGKPLKRVPTYDGKYFYKLGDDTTTIEPLKLLSLSIKNPVDSVQNSAVREDFTLKKDGDGYQIENIHMKVSIFNDGSLQIYNKRLGKYAFKGKGNLLALYKDIPAYWDNWDIDYHSHLSEKILKADNVSVVEDNELRKVLKAQYTIEGSMVEQYFIIGSDSEEVVVRTRIDWHMRRTVLKIKFPTNILSRTAKFDIDGGFIERATHRNTNFEKARFEVLAHRWVDISQYDLGVTIINDGKYGHSVEDSTISLTALKAGIYPDFYDDEGLQEFSYAIYVHGPCDVKDIVKRADNFNKKIIVFEGLLSQPKNLIDVKSDNFKILSYRKVNGKKVLRLCEQVGSTGNLEIIPEFSFSRVYLTNILEEDVREVHVNAGAIMVEYRPFKIYTMVIE; translated from the coding sequence ATGTACAGGAACAAACAAATCGACTGTGCGAGATTTTCCAAGATACTGGATGAGGTAATGCCGTATTGTGTTACAAGAATTGAAAAACTTACTTGGATACATAAAGGAAAAATGATAAGACTTCCGTACAGGTGGGAAGCGGGAAATGAACCAGCCATTTTTGAATCAGTATTTCAACAGAGTCTACTGGAAAGTTTTCATACGTGTTATCTACGTGCCTGGTTTGGTGGGGAATCGCTTATCAAACTAGATGGACTAACTCTTGGTGAAATAAATGAATACCACAGGGAAATAAATCTTACTCAATTTTGCGATGGGAGAAAACACAACCTCACTGTTGAAACCATGCCACGAGGACTTTTCGGAACAAAATCTGAGCCATTGTTTAGCGAAGGTCACTTAATTTGTTACGATGTCGATATGCTAAAGGCAGTGAGATTCTTTAAAAATGCTATTGATGTGGTTCAAGAAACAAACGATGAAGGACTATCAACACTAATATTGGGGTTGTTGGACGAGCATATTCAGTTAATAGAGATCCCACGCGGTACAAAAAGTTATTTGGAGGGATTAAGCGAGAATAAATCAGCTAAGAATCTTGTACTTAGCGTTTGGGAACCTCCAGAGATTTCTTCTCAGGTTGCATTATGGAGAAAAGAAGTTAGAGAAACTTTGCTCATTGCTTATGAGAAATTTAGATCCGAATTATCAAAAGTGTCTGTGCGATTCCCAAAACTAGGAAAAGTTTATTTAGCAGGGCATGCGCATATAGACTATGCATGGCTTTGGCCAGTTGAAGAAACAAAACGAAAAATCGTAAGAACCTTTGCCAATGCAGTACAATTAGCAAAGAAATATCCGGAGTTTATATACATCCAATCTTCTGCGCAGATGTATGCAGACCTAAAAGAAATCTCTCCAGAGCTATATAACGAAATCAAAGAGCTGGTCAAAACGGGAAAGTGGGAACCTGTTGGCGGTATGTGGGTTGAATCAGATTGTAATGTTCCGAGTTTAGAATCTCTTATCAGGCAATTCTACTACGGTCAGAGCTTTTTCAAGAAAGAATTTGGTAAGATTTCTAAAGTAGCTTGGTTGCCAGATGTCTTTGGATTTTCTTGGGTGTTACCACAGGTTTTAAAACAATCTGGTATAGAATATTTTGTGACAACAAAACTAACATGGAATGAATCGAATGAATTCCCTTATGATATATGCAAATGGCGAGGAATTGACGGAACAGAGGTTGTGTATTACAGTTACAAGAATTTAGAAGAAGGTTATAACGGTCGGATTAGTGCAAAATCCATTATTAATACGTGGCAAAATTTCCGCCAGAAAGAACTCACAGACAAAGTTTTCCTAACATTTGGATACGGTGACGGCGGCGGTGGTCCTACCGAAGAAATGTGCGAGAACTACTATGCTTTGAAGTACGTACCAGGAATACCAGATACAGTATATTCAACACCTGAGAATTTCTTCGAAAAATTGAAAGAAGATTTTTCTTTTGATAAATTGCCTGTGTGGGACGGGGAACTTTATCTGGAACTTCATCGTGGAACGTTAACTTCGCAAAGCAGAACAAAACGTCTTCACAAAATTGCGGAAGATTATTTAAGGGTTACAGAAATCTTAAATGCGTTATATGACGGGGAATTGCAACCAGAGATTGACGAGTTATGGAAGATTCTCCTTCGCAATGAGTTTCATGACATTCTTCCTGGTTCCTCAATACATGAGGTATACGAAACAACAAACGCTGAGTTGAGCTATATTATACAACATTGCAAAGAACTACAGCAAAAGCTATTTTTAGAAAACATAGTTTCAGAGAGTGGATATATTACTTTGTTTAATACTTCTTCTTTTTCAAGAAGCGTCGAATTCGAACTGGAAAAGGAGCTTGAGCTTAGCTTCAATGGTAAGCCCTTGAAAAGAGTTCCAACGTACGATGGGAAGTATTTCTATAAGCTGGGTGATGATACCACCACTATTGAACCGCTAAAGCTCCTCTCGTTAAGCATCAAGAATCCTGTCGATAGTGTTCAAAATTCAGCAGTAAGAGAGGATTTTACACTCAAAAAAGATGGAGACGGATACCAAATTGAAAACATTCATATGAAGGTGAGTATCTTTAACGATGGTTCGCTACAGATATACAACAAGCGTTTAGGAAAGTATGCTTTTAAAGGCAAAGGAAATCTGTTAGCCTTGTACAAGGATATTCCTGCTTACTGGGACAATTGGGATATTGATTACCATTCTCACCTTTCTGAGAAGATTTTGAAAGCAGATAACGTTTCTGTAGTTGAAGATAATGAACTGAGAAAAGTTCTGAAAGCCCAATACACAATTGAGGGTTCAATGGTCGAACAGTACTTTATTATTGGTTCCGACAGTGAAGAAGTTGTTGTTAGAACTCGTATTGATTGGCATATGAGAAGAACAGTTCTAAAGATTAAATTCCCAACTAACATACTTTCAAGGACTGCAAAGTTTGATATTGATGGAGGCTTTATAGAGAGAGCCACACACAGAAACACGAACTTCGAAAAGGCCCGTTTTGAAGTTTTGGCTCACAGGTGGGTGGATATTTCTCAATACGACCTTGGGGTGACGATAATAAACGATGGTAAATATGGACATTCTGTTGAAGATTCAACCATAAGTTTGACGGCTCTCAAGGCAGGTATATATCCAGATTTTTACGATGACGAAGGATTGCAAGAATTCAGCTATGCTATTTATGTACATGGACCGTGCGATGTGAAAGACATTGTGAAGAGAGCCGACAATTTCAACAAGAAAATAATAGTCTTCGAAGGTTTATTAAGTCAACCAAAAAATTTGATAGATGTTAAGTCTGACAACTTTAAAATACTTTCCTACAGAAAAGTAAATGGCAAGAAGGTACTAAGGTTATGCGAGCAGGTCGGTTCAACAGGAAACTTGGAGATAATTCCAGAGTTCAGCTTCAGTAGGGTGTATCTTACGAATATTTTGGAAGAAGACGTTAGAGAGGTACATGTAAATGCAGGGGCTATTATGGTAGAGTACAGACCTTTTAAAATCTACACTATGGTGATTGAATGA
- a CDS encoding N-acetylmannosamine-6-phosphate 2-epimerase, whose translation MKIKPGIILSVQLEPTDPIVDPCFVLSMGKIAESVGATAVRTNGGKHVKILKQNLRIPVIGLVKNRAYEAYITPTFDDVKEVVSSGCDVVAIDCTRRNRPIPLEELFGMIRTNFPYVEIIADIADEIDAQQVLPLKPDYIATTLSGYTEYTKNTWLPNIRLVKELASFSPVPVIAEGGYSTEKEIVEAFLSGAYAVVIGTAITRPWVTLSKFIEAFRNINNIGGNKNDSRL comes from the coding sequence ATGAAAATAAAACCCGGTATTATACTGAGTGTTCAACTGGAACCAACAGACCCAATTGTAGACCCTTGTTTTGTGCTTAGCATGGGAAAAATTGCTGAAAGTGTAGGTGCAACGGCAGTAAGAACAAACGGAGGAAAACACGTCAAAATATTGAAACAAAACTTAAGAATCCCGGTTATTGGATTGGTTAAAAACAGAGCTTATGAAGCATACATAACCCCTACATTTGACGATGTCAAAGAAGTAGTGAGTTCAGGTTGTGATGTTGTAGCTATAGATTGCACTCGTCGCAATCGCCCCATCCCGCTAGAAGAACTATTTGGGATGATCAGAACAAATTTTCCCTATGTCGAGATAATAGCTGATATAGCCGACGAAATTGATGCACAGCAAGTTTTACCTTTGAAACCAGATTATATTGCTACAACTCTCAGTGGGTACACTGAGTACACGAAAAATACCTGGTTACCGAACATACGACTCGTAAAAGAGTTGGCTTCTTTCTCGCCGGTCCCAGTAATAGCGGAAGGTGGTTATTCAACCGAAAAGGAAATTGTAGAAGCTTTTCTTTCGGGAGCATATGCCGTTGTCATTGGAACAGCTATAACACGGCCTTGGGTTACACTATCTAAATTTATCGAAGCATTCAGAAACATTAACAACATAGGAGGGAACAAAAATGACTCTCGATTATGA